A single window of Candidatus Rhabdochlamydia oedothoracis DNA harbors:
- a CDS encoding IS630 family transposase, with protein sequence MKKLIPSQRADLEHKLKHPKDYSERNRLCVILGYDEGISTKNLAKTLRISPITVQKYLREYDSENKTGSSPRGGSKSKLSQDQKESLLKHLHEKTYLKVKGIIAYVHEQYGIKYSRSGMTDWLIQHGFVYKRPKKIPGKLAPEKQRIFIEQYRALKETLNPDEEIYFIDAVHPEHQSQAVCGWIKKGVQKTLQTSGKQLRLHFAGALCLTGMKIFTEEYKTVDADAMLDFFKKLEKQTEARIIHVILDNARSNKNKKLEEFLMSSRIKVHYLPPYSPNLNPIERLWKILKEKKVYNRYYETSVTFFQAIRGFFLEEIPKITDILKCRINDKFQVVDLNPIKLAV encoded by the coding sequence ATGAAAAAACTGATCCCTAGCCAGAGAGCTGACTTAGAACACAAGTTAAAGCATCCAAAAGACTATTCTGAACGGAATAGGCTTTGTGTAATTTTGGGCTATGATGAGGGTATCTCAACAAAAAATCTTGCTAAAACACTCCGGATAAGCCCTATCACTGTTCAGAAATACCTCAGAGAATATGATTCCGAAAATAAAACTGGAAGTAGCCCTCGAGGCGGTAGCAAATCAAAACTTTCACAAGACCAAAAAGAGTCTCTACTAAAACACCTACATGAAAAGACCTATCTTAAAGTCAAAGGGATCATAGCTTATGTGCATGAGCAATATGGGATAAAATATTCCCGAAGTGGCATGACAGATTGGCTCATACAGCACGGATTTGTTTATAAACGTCCTAAAAAGATTCCTGGGAAATTAGCTCCTGAAAAACAACGAATTTTCATAGAACAATATAGGGCTTTAAAGGAGACCTTAAACCCTGATGAAGAGATCTATTTCATAGATGCTGTGCATCCTGAACATCAGTCCCAAGCCGTATGTGGATGGATCAAAAAAGGCGTTCAAAAGACTTTGCAGACATCCGGGAAACAATTGCGATTGCATTTTGCTGGAGCTCTTTGCCTGACAGGAATGAAGATTTTTACAGAGGAATATAAGACAGTTGATGCCGATGCAATGCTCGATTTTTTCAAGAAGCTAGAAAAACAGACAGAGGCTCGAATTATTCATGTAATTTTGGATAATGCAAGATCAAACAAAAATAAGAAACTAGAAGAGTTTCTGATGTCTTCTAGGATTAAAGTGCACTATCTCCCTCCTTATTCGCCGAATTTGAATCCTATTGAACGCTTGTGGAAGATCTTAAAGGAAAAGAAGGTATACAATCGATATTACGAAACGTCGGTGACTTTTTTTCAGGCAATTAGAGGATTCTTCTTAGAAGAGATACCGAAAATAACAGATATTTTGAAATGTAGGATAAACGACAAGTTTCAAGTCGTTGACTTAAATCCCATTAAGCTAGCCGTTTGA